The Halopseudomonas sabulinigri genome window below encodes:
- a CDS encoding alpha/beta fold hydrolase, whose protein sequence is MELLPWAHETNAGFTLRGWHSPPSGKPLLHFLHGNGFCTRSYEPLLEVLAADFDLWLCDLQGHGQSDHGERFVGWNRNAELALEAFEAGRERFGEVPSYACGHSFGGVLTGLILAARPSLFNRAVLLDPVFFPPGLIALRRSLGVLGLHNNPVAKRARLRRDNWPDRAAAHAGLHNRGMFRGWDESAFAAHIAHALREHPERGVELCCRPSREAEVFMTMPQGLWRSLRRVSTATHIIYGDRSYPFVAASARRLAASSSAFTAQKTTGGHCFMLEHPRLAAQKVSQTLLG, encoded by the coding sequence ATGGAGTTGTTACCCTGGGCGCATGAAACAAACGCCGGTTTTACCCTGCGCGGTTGGCATAGCCCGCCCAGCGGAAAGCCGCTGCTGCATTTTCTGCACGGCAACGGCTTTTGCACGCGTAGCTATGAGCCGCTGCTGGAGGTGCTGGCTGCAGACTTCGACCTGTGGTTGTGTGACTTGCAAGGGCATGGGCAGAGCGATCACGGTGAGCGCTTCGTCGGCTGGAATCGTAACGCCGAGCTGGCGTTGGAAGCCTTTGAAGCTGGGCGCGAACGCTTTGGTGAAGTGCCTTCCTACGCGTGCGGTCACAGCTTCGGCGGTGTATTAACCGGGCTGATCCTGGCGGCGCGACCATCGCTATTCAATCGCGCGGTTCTCCTGGACCCGGTGTTTTTTCCGCCGGGTTTGATCGCGTTGCGCCGCAGCCTCGGCGTGTTGGGGTTGCATAACAACCCGGTCGCCAAGCGCGCACGTTTGCGCCGCGACAACTGGCCTGATCGCGCTGCAGCGCATGCCGGGCTGCATAATCGCGGTATGTTCCGGGGCTGGGATGAGAGCGCATTCGCCGCGCACATTGCGCATGCGCTGCGTGAGCACCCCGAGCGCGGGGTGGAGCTGTGTTGTCGCCCCAGTCGTGAAGCCGAGGTATTCATGACCATGCCGCAAGGATTGTGGCGCAGCCTGCGACGCGTCAGTACTGCCACCCATATCATTTACGGCGATCGCAGCTATCCATTCGTTGCGGCCAGCGCCCGGCGACTGGCCGCCAGCAGTTCGGCTTTTACCGCACAGAAAACCACCGGCGGGCACTGCTTTATGCTGGAACACCCGCGCCTCGCGGCTCAGAAGGTGAGCCAGACGCTGCTGGGCTAG
- a CDS encoding alpha/beta fold hydrolase, with translation MLQVEIAGAGPSLVWGHGLLGCMAQEGASGWFHRAGLPVRLVRYDACGHGLSQRPLDSTRYTWPALAADMLTVARQHAGRHYALGGHSLGCASALLAALKAPERVSRLVLATPPAIWQQRAAQQRRYQQMIRLLQGRGLNAFIQLSRRFPALPDWLLQGQPDAAVPQLEALNGFTRELLIALLKGAMLSDLPPPERLASLQQPTLILAWQGDATHPLASAEQLADHLPNAELRVIASRQELGNWPQQIAEFINR, from the coding sequence ATGCTTCAGGTCGAAATAGCCGGTGCAGGCCCCAGTCTGGTCTGGGGCCACGGTCTGTTGGGCTGTATGGCGCAGGAAGGTGCCAGTGGCTGGTTTCACCGCGCTGGCCTGCCCGTTCGCCTGGTGCGCTATGACGCCTGCGGCCACGGCCTGTCGCAGCGACCGCTGGATTCCACGCGTTACACCTGGCCTGCGCTGGCGGCAGATATGCTCACCGTTGCCCGCCAACACGCCGGTCGGCACTATGCCCTGGGCGGACACTCGCTGGGGTGTGCCAGCGCCTTGCTCGCCGCGCTCAAGGCACCAGAGCGCGTCAGCCGGCTGGTACTGGCTACACCGCCGGCCATTTGGCAACAACGCGCCGCCCAACAGCGGCGTTATCAGCAGATGATTCGCCTCCTGCAGGGGCGCGGCCTGAATGCATTCATTCAGCTTTCTCGCCGCTTCCCGGCCTTGCCGGATTGGCTATTGCAGGGGCAACCCGATGCTGCAGTACCGCAACTCGAGGCCCTCAACGGCTTTACCCGAGAGTTACTGATCGCGCTGCTAAAAGGCGCCATGCTGTCCGACCTGCCGCCACCGGAACGCCTGGCAAGCTTGCAGCAACCCACCCTGATACTGGCCTGGCAAGGCGATGCGACCCATCCGTTGGCCAGCGCCGAGCAACTGGCTGACCATCTGCCCAATGCCGAGCTGAGAGTGATCGCCTCGCGCCAGGAACTCGGAAACTGGCCACAGCAGATAGCCGAGTTCATCAACCGGTGA
- a CDS encoding SIMPL domain-containing protein: MPSASRIAWGSILAAALIALSLAFMAISLKTGLLQFRGADRVVSVKGLAEREVPADLALWPVNFTLTGNSLDQLQDDIDTQQGLVRSFLLLKGFKEPEIQLSVPKITDQHANAYGNTLPPDRYRAEVTVLVRTEDVDSVKQGMQSVGELVKSGVALTQSYEFQPSFLFTQLDSIKPDMIADATRDARAAADQFARDAGAEVGSIRRASQGYFSIEDVDPFTPETKRIRVVTNIDYSLE, translated from the coding sequence ATGCCGTCTGCTTCTCGTATTGCCTGGGGCTCTATCCTGGCCGCTGCGTTGATCGCGTTATCGCTGGCTTTCATGGCTATCAGTCTGAAAACCGGACTGCTGCAGTTTCGTGGCGCTGACCGTGTGGTAAGCGTCAAAGGACTGGCGGAGCGCGAAGTGCCGGCAGATCTGGCGCTTTGGCCGGTCAATTTTACCCTTACTGGCAACAGTCTAGACCAGTTGCAGGATGACATAGACACTCAACAGGGTCTGGTGCGTTCTTTTCTGCTGCTCAAGGGGTTCAAGGAGCCTGAGATCCAGCTATCGGTACCCAAGATTACGGATCAGCACGCCAATGCCTATGGCAATACTTTACCGCCCGACCGTTATCGCGCCGAGGTGACGGTGCTGGTGCGTACCGAGGATGTGGATAGCGTCAAGCAGGGCATGCAGTCGGTTGGCGAGCTGGTCAAATCTGGCGTAGCCCTGACGCAGAGCTATGAATTTCAGCCGAGCTTTCTGTTCACGCAACTCGATAGCATCAAGCCGGACATGATCGCTGACGCTACCCGGGATGCACGTGCGGCAGCGGATCAATTCGCCCGCGATGCCGGTGCCGAGGTGGGGAGCATCCGGCGCGCGTCTCAAGGCTATTTCTCGATCGAGGACGTCGACCCGTTTACGCCGGAAACCAAGCGCATTCGCGTGGTCACCAATATTGATTACAGCCTGGAGTAG
- the pomA gene encoding flagellar motor protein PomA: MDLATLIGLIGAIGIIAASILLGTGAQVFFNVPSLLIVVCGSLFVVLAKFNVGQFIGAIKVAGRAFRFKLPDVEESITELIDLATVSRKQGLLALEDKEISADFLKSGIQLLIDGHPQETVKAILEKERLLTLDRNRWGAKVFTALGDVGPAMGMIGTLIGLVQMLSNMEDPKSIGPAMAVALLTTLYGAMLATMICIPIADKLTLRMTEEARMQELWIDAILAIQEGTNPRVIEQLLSSYLPRGKVAKPGGEAEDA; encoded by the coding sequence GTGGATCTCGCGACACTTATTGGCCTTATCGGCGCTATCGGCATCATTGCCGCCTCCATCCTTCTGGGGACCGGCGCACAAGTCTTTTTCAACGTTCCCTCATTGCTGATTGTGGTCTGCGGCAGTCTTTTCGTGGTGCTGGCAAAATTCAACGTGGGCCAGTTCATCGGCGCCATCAAGGTCGCAGGCCGCGCATTCCGCTTCAAACTGCCGGATGTGGAAGAAAGCATTACCGAACTGATCGATCTGGCCACCGTGTCGCGCAAACAGGGATTGCTGGCTCTTGAGGACAAGGAAATTTCTGCGGACTTTCTGAAGAGCGGCATCCAACTGCTGATCGACGGCCATCCGCAGGAAACCGTCAAGGCCATCCTGGAAAAGGAACGCCTGCTCACCCTGGACCGTAACCGCTGGGGCGCCAAGGTATTTACCGCGCTGGGCGACGTGGGTCCCGCGATGGGCATGATTGGTACGCTGATTGGCCTGGTGCAGATGCTCTCCAATATGGAAGATCCAAAATCCATTGGCCCCGCCATGGCGGTCGCACTGCTGACGACCCTCTACGGCGCGATGCTGGCGACCATGATCTGTATTCCGATTGCCGACAAACTGACCCTGCGCATGACCGAAGAGGCGCGCATGCAAGAGCTGTGGATTGACGCCATTCTGGCCATCCAGGAAGGCACCAACCCGCGAGTCATAGAGCAGCTGCTGAGCAGTTACCTGCCACGCGGCAAAGTCGCCAAGCCCGGCGGCGAAGCGGAAGACGCCTGA
- a CDS encoding flagellar motor protein MotB produces MDGEDDKPGIPAWVMTFADLMSLLMCFFVLLLSFSEIDAQKFKQIAGELSKAFGVQRDVPVLDIPMGTSPIFDNFSPGKPEPTPVDSVRQQTTEEAPQLETLKAEMEGKLQEQVAETTEKQVDTSVEALRDVLENELQEGRIQLEHDRKRIVIRVEEKGSFPSGSADMTADFEDMLDKIADVIARLPGEITIEGHTDDIPISTYRFQSNWDLSAARASSVANALLIGDAVQPERLKVQGYAETRPRADNDSAENRALNRRVEIIIDLSGSIEEYEAQLRRLMEEDLGDLIKDLELQDSPSPTPPPAEQP; encoded by the coding sequence ATGGACGGTGAAGACGACAAGCCCGGTATCCCGGCGTGGGTCATGACCTTCGCCGACCTGATGTCGCTGCTGATGTGCTTCTTTGTGCTGCTGTTATCCTTCTCTGAAATTGACGCACAGAAGTTCAAACAGATAGCCGGTGAGTTATCCAAAGCCTTTGGGGTGCAACGTGACGTGCCCGTACTGGACATCCCCATGGGCACCAGCCCGATTTTCGACAACTTTTCGCCGGGCAAACCCGAGCCGACACCGGTCGATAGCGTGCGTCAGCAAACCACTGAAGAAGCGCCGCAACTGGAAACCCTGAAAGCGGAAATGGAAGGCAAGCTGCAAGAACAGGTGGCAGAAACCACCGAGAAGCAGGTCGATACCAGCGTCGAGGCACTGCGTGACGTGCTGGAAAATGAACTGCAGGAAGGTCGCATTCAGCTAGAGCACGACCGCAAGCGCATCGTCATCCGCGTGGAGGAAAAAGGCTCCTTCCCCTCTGGCTCGGCCGACATGACCGCCGACTTTGAGGACATGCTCGACAAAATCGCCGACGTCATTGCGCGCCTGCCCGGCGAGATCACTATTGAAGGACATACCGACGACATACCGATTAGCACCTATCGCTTTCAGTCGAACTGGGACCTCTCCGCTGCCCGAGCCTCGTCGGTGGCCAACGCGCTCTTGATCGGCGACGCGGTACAGCCGGAACGTCTCAAGGTGCAGGGTTACGCCGAAACCCGTCCACGCGCGGACAACGATTCAGCGGAAAACCGGGCATTGAATCGCCGGGTGGAAATCATTATTGACCTGTCCGGTTCGATCGAAGAATACGAAGCGCAGCTGCGCCGCCTGATGGAAGAGGATTTGGGCGATCTGATCAAGGATCTGGAGCTGCAGGACAGCCCGAGCCCCACGCCGCCGCCCGCCGAGCAGCCGTGA
- the flhB gene encoding flagellar biosynthesis protein FlhB: MADSESGQEKTEEPTAKRLKESRDKGQVARSKELNTLAVVMVAAVALLMLGPAMVRKLMDIMVFNFSFEREALFGTDAMALHLFASVKEGLMVLAPLFGFLLVASIVGPIMLGGWLFSASSLAPKFERMNPLSGLKRMFSLKALVELLKALGKFLVVLSVALLVLHLRTDDFLTMGQEPLEQAIVHCAWALASALLILSASLILIAAVDVPFQLWDNKQKLMMTKQEVRDEYKDSEGKPEVKSKIRQMQREMAERRMMEKVPQADVVITNPTHFAVALKYDPLNRGAPVVLAKGADFIAQKIREVANENEVVVLESPPLARAVYYSTELDQEIPAGLYLAVAQVLAYVFQLRQYRAGQGKRPGPMPEPPIPDDLKK; the protein is encoded by the coding sequence ATGGCAGACTCCGAGAGCGGTCAGGAAAAAACCGAAGAGCCCACGGCGAAACGGCTCAAGGAGTCGCGTGACAAGGGGCAGGTCGCGCGCTCCAAGGAGCTGAACACGCTGGCGGTGGTGATGGTGGCGGCGGTGGCGTTGCTGATGTTGGGGCCTGCCATGGTGCGCAAGCTGATGGACATCATGGTGTTCAATTTTTCCTTCGAGCGCGAGGCGCTGTTCGGTACCGACGCCATGGCCTTGCACCTGTTTGCCTCCGTGAAGGAAGGCCTGATGGTGCTGGCGCCGCTGTTCGGGTTCCTGCTGGTCGCCTCTATCGTTGGCCCGATTATGCTCGGCGGCTGGCTATTCAGTGCTTCGTCGCTGGCACCCAAGTTCGAGCGCATGAACCCGTTGTCGGGGCTCAAACGCATGTTTTCGCTCAAGGCGTTGGTTGAGCTGCTGAAGGCACTGGGCAAGTTTCTGGTGGTGCTGAGCGTGGCCTTGCTGGTGCTGCACCTGCGTACCGACGACTTTCTGACCATGGGCCAAGAGCCGCTGGAGCAGGCGATTGTGCATTGCGCCTGGGCGCTGGCGAGTGCGCTGCTGATTCTGTCGGCGTCGCTGATTCTGATTGCCGCCGTGGATGTGCCTTTTCAGCTCTGGGACAACAAGCAGAAGCTGATGATGACCAAGCAGGAAGTGCGTGACGAGTACAAGGACTCCGAAGGTAAACCCGAGGTCAAGTCGAAGATTCGCCAGATGCAGCGCGAGATGGCCGAGCGGAGGATGATGGAGAAGGTACCGCAGGCCGACGTGGTGATTACCAACCCGACGCACTTTGCCGTGGCGCTGAAGTATGACCCGCTAAACCGAGGGGCGCCCGTGGTGCTGGCCAAAGGGGCGGACTTTATCGCGCAGAAGATCCGTGAAGTGGCGAATGAAAATGAGGTGGTGGTGCTGGAGTCTCCGCCGCTGGCGCGGGCGGTGTATTACAGCACCGAGCTGGATCAGGAGATTCCGGCGGGCCTCTATCTGGCGGTCGCCCAAGTGCTGGCCTATGTCTTCCAGCTGCGGCAGTATCGAGCGGGGCAGGGCAAGCGCCCTGGCCCCATGCCCGAGCCGCCTATCCCGGACGATCTGAAGAAGTAA